In Thermococcus sp. M39, the following are encoded in one genomic region:
- a CDS encoding RNA-guided pseudouridylation complex pseudouridine synthase subunit Cbf5 yields MARDEVRRILPADIKREVLVKDEKAETNPKWGFPPEKRPIEMHMQFGIINLDKPPGPTSHEVVAWIKKLFNLKKAGHGGTLDPKVSGVLPVALEKATRVVQALLPAGKEYVALMHLHGEVPEDKIYKVVKEFEGEIIQRPPLRSAVKRRLRTRKVYYIEILEIEGKDVLFRVGVEAGTYIRSLIHHIGLALGVGAHMAELRRTRSGPFKEDETLVTLHDLVDYYHFWKEDGIEEYFRKAIQPMEKAVEHLPKVWIRDSAVAAVTYGADLAVPGIVKVHAGIKRGDLVAIMTLKDELVALGKAMMTSQEMLNKSKGIAVDVEKVFMPRDWYPKLW; encoded by the coding sequence ATGGCGAGAGATGAAGTTAGAAGAATCCTTCCAGCAGACATCAAGAGGGAAGTGCTAGTCAAAGATGAAAAAGCTGAGACCAATCCAAAATGGGGCTTTCCTCCAGAGAAAAGACCAATAGAGATGCACATGCAGTTTGGCATAATCAATCTCGACAAGCCTCCGGGACCTACGAGCCACGAGGTTGTTGCATGGATTAAAAAGCTCTTCAACTTAAAGAAAGCTGGTCATGGAGGAACACTTGATCCAAAGGTCAGCGGCGTTTTACCGGTTGCCCTTGAGAAAGCAACCCGTGTAGTTCAGGCTTTGCTCCCAGCTGGAAAGGAGTATGTAGCTTTAATGCATCTCCACGGCGAAGTTCCCGAGGATAAAATCTACAAAGTTGTGAAGGAGTTTGAGGGAGAAATCATTCAGAGACCGCCGCTTAGGAGTGCCGTTAAAAGAAGGTTGAGGACGAGAAAGGTTTACTACATCGAGATTTTGGAAATAGAAGGCAAAGATGTCCTCTTCAGGGTTGGCGTTGAGGCTGGAACTTACATACGTTCACTTATCCACCATATTGGGCTGGCTTTGGGAGTCGGTGCTCACATGGCCGAGCTGAGAAGAACGAGGAGCGGGCCGTTTAAGGAAGATGAAACATTAGTGACTTTACACGACCTTGTAGATTACTATCATTTCTGGAAGGAAGATGGAATTGAGGAATACTTCAGGAAAGCAATCCAGCCGATGGAGAAGGCAGTGGAGCATCTGCCGAAGGTCTGGATAAGAGATTCAGCAGTTGCCGCTGTTACTTATGGAGCAGATTTGGCCGTTCCAGGAATCGTTAAGGTGCATGCAGGCATAAAGAGGGGAGATTTAGTTGCTATAATGACGCTCAAAGATGAGCTTGTCGCATTAGGAAAGGCTATGATGACGAGTCAAGAAATGCTTAACAAGAGCAAGGGAATAGCTGTTGATGTCGAAAAGGTGTTCATGCCGAGGGATTGGTATCCCAAGTTATGGTAA
- a CDS encoding class I SAM-dependent methyltransferase codes for MSHYYSENPNVPLKTRTIEVFIRGQYFRFITASGVFSFGKYDEGTRLLVENAMLEKDWRVLDLGCGYGAIGIVVAKFVDYVVMTDINRRAVSIAKKNLKINNVKNAEVRWGNLYEPVKNEKFHSIITNPPVHAGKEVLREIVINAPKHLYDGGLLQLVIRTNQGAKFIKALMEQTFKDVRELAKGSGYRVYAGIA; via the coding sequence ATGAGTCATTACTATTCCGAAAATCCCAATGTTCCACTAAAAACTAGGACAATTGAGGTATTTATTAGAGGGCAGTATTTTAGGTTCATTACAGCAAGTGGAGTCTTCTCTTTCGGGAAATACGACGAGGGTACTCGATTATTGGTTGAAAATGCTATGCTTGAAAAAGATTGGCGTGTTTTGGATTTGGGCTGTGGATACGGTGCAATTGGCATTGTGGTAGCTAAATTTGTTGATTATGTTGTGATGACTGACATTAACAGGAGAGCAGTAAGCATAGCAAAGAAAAACTTAAAAATCAACAATGTGAAGAATGCCGAGGTTAGGTGGGGTAACCTTTATGAACCAGTGAAAAATGAAAAGTTTCACAGCATAATTACAAACCCACCAGTGCATGCTGGCAAGGAAGTTTTAAGGGAAATAGTTATAAATGCTCCCAAGCATCTCTACGATGGAGGTCTGCTCCAGCTGGTGATAAGAACTAATCAGGGCGCAAAGTTTATTAAAGCCCTAATGGAGCAAACCTTTAAAGATGTGAGAGAATTAGCTAAAGGAAGTGGCTATCGGGTGTATGCCGGGATCGCCTAG
- a CDS encoding 30S ribosomal protein S13 yields the protein MAEFRHIVRVAGVDLDGNKQLRWALTGIKGIGINFATMVCRVAGLDPFQKAGYLTDEQVKLIEEILEDPVKHGIPAWAVNRPKDYETGKDMHLIGAKLVMAWREDINRLRRIRAYRGIRHELGLPLRGQRTRSNFRRGQTVGVSRRKK from the coding sequence ATGGCAGAATTTAGGCATATCGTCCGTGTTGCGGGAGTAGATTTAGATGGAAATAAACAGCTCAGATGGGCGCTCACAGGAATAAAAGGAATAGGCATAAACTTTGCCACAATGGTGTGCAGAGTTGCTGGATTAGACCCATTCCAGAAGGCTGGTTACTTAACAGACGAACAGGTTAAGCTCATTGAGGAAATTCTTGAAGATCCAGTTAAGCATGGAATTCCAGCTTGGGCAGTAAACAGACCAAAGGACTACGAGACTGGAAAAGACATGCATCTCATTGGTGCAAAGCTTGTCATGGCATGGCGTGAGGACATCAACAGGCTTAGGAGAATTAGGGCATACAGAGGTATTAGACACGAGCTTGGCTTGCCATTGAGAGGCCAGAGAACAAGATCAAACTTCAGAAGAGGACAAACTGTAGGTGTCAGCAGAAGGAAGAAGTGA
- a CDS encoding 30S ribosomal protein S4, with amino-acid sequence MGDPKRQRKKYETPSHPWIKERLDRERVLMNKYALKNKKELWKHETQLKEFRRRARRLLAARGKQAEIERQQLLQRLARLGILPENAVLDDVLSLTIEDILERRLQTLVYRKGLARTIKQARQLIVHGHIEVNGQIIRSPSYLVLKEEEDGITYAKTSPFAKESHPERVVIEQAKQAGEAQ; translated from the coding sequence ATGGGAGACCCTAAGAGACAAAGGAAGAAGTATGAAACTCCCTCTCATCCATGGATTAAGGAGAGGCTTGACAGAGAGAGAGTTTTAATGAATAAGTATGCTCTCAAAAACAAGAAAGAGCTTTGGAAGCACGAGACTCAGCTTAAGGAGTTCAGAAGAAGAGCAAGAAGATTGCTCGCAGCAAGAGGAAAGCAGGCAGAGATTGAGAGACAGCAGCTTCTCCAGAGATTGGCAAGACTTGGAATCCTTCCGGAGAATGCTGTGTTAGATGATGTTCTCTCACTTACGATTGAGGACATCTTAGAGAGAAGACTCCAGACACTTGTTTACAGAAAAGGTCTTGCAAGGACAATCAAGCAGGCGAGACAGTTAATTGTTCACGGCCACATAGAGGTCAATGGGCAGATAATCAGGTCACCGAGCTACCTTGTCCTCAAGGAAGAGGAGGATGGTATAACCTACGCAAAGACCTCACCTTTCGCTAAGGAATCACACCCTGAGAGAGTTGTTATTGAGCAAGCTAAGCAGGCGGGTGAGGCTCAATGA
- a CDS encoding 30S ribosomal protein S11, producing MTEEVNIKKKEKWGVAHIYSSYNNTIIHITDLTGAETISRWSGGMVVKADRDEPSPYAAMIAAKRAAEEALEKGIVGVHIKVRAPGGSKSKTPGPGAQAAIRALARAGLKIGRVEDVTPIPHDGTRPKGGRRGRRV from the coding sequence ATGACTGAGGAGGTAAATATTAAGAAGAAGGAGAAATGGGGAGTTGCTCACATTTACTCCTCATACAACAACACCATAATTCACATAACCGACCTCACAGGCGCAGAGACAATTTCAAGATGGAGCGGTGGTATGGTTGTTAAGGCAGACAGAGATGAGCCATCCCCATACGCAGCCATGATTGCTGCAAAGAGAGCCGCTGAAGAGGCCTTGGAGAAGGGTATTGTTGGTGTGCACATTAAAGTTAGAGCTCCTGGAGGAAGCAAGAGCAAGACCCCGGGACCAGGTGCTCAAGCTGCAATTAGAGCTTTAGCTAGAGCTGGTCTTAAGATCGGCCGTGTTGAAGACGTTACACCAATACCCCACGACGGTACAAGGCCCAAGGGCGGCCGTAGGGGTAGAAGAGTCTGA
- a CDS encoding DNA-directed RNA polymerase subunit D — protein sequence MEIKILEKREDAIRFILEGVDAAFANALRRTIIGEVPTFAIDEVEFYENDSALFDEIIAHRLAMIPLTTPYDRFELDALELDDYTVTLSLEAEGPGIVYSGDLKSDDPDVKPVTPNIPIVKLAEGQKLTFNAYAKLGRGKDHAKWQPGFAYYKYLTKIYVSKEVPDWEKIKKLAKKRKLPVEETEDELIITTITAFYLPREFEQYMGSLIKEEIVPNAFVFTVESNGELPVEEMVSIALKILMRKSDKFINELHKLAE from the coding sequence ATGGAAATTAAAATTCTTGAAAAAAGGGAAGATGCAATTCGCTTTATCTTAGAGGGTGTTGATGCGGCTTTTGCGAATGCATTAAGGAGAACAATAATTGGTGAAGTGCCGACTTTTGCAATTGATGAAGTTGAGTTCTATGAGAACGATTCAGCTCTCTTCGACGAGATTATCGCTCATCGCTTAGCCATGATCCCGCTCACCACTCCATATGACAGATTTGAGCTCGATGCTCTTGAGCTTGATGATTATACTGTCACTTTAAGCTTAGAAGCTGAAGGCCCAGGCATAGTGTACTCAGGCGATTTAAAGAGTGATGACCCAGATGTAAAACCGGTAACTCCAAATATACCCATTGTAAAACTAGCAGAAGGTCAAAAGTTGACCTTTAACGCTTATGCTAAGCTTGGAAGAGGAAAAGACCATGCAAAGTGGCAACCGGGCTTTGCTTACTACAAGTACCTCACAAAGATTTATGTGAGCAAAGAAGTCCCAGACTGGGAGAAAATAAAGAAGCTGGCAAAGAAGAGGAAGCTTCCCGTTGAGGAAACTGAAGATGAGCTTATCATAACAACAATCACTGCTTTCTATCTTCCAAGGGAGTTTGAGCAATATATGGGTAGCTTGATTAAAGAGGAAATTGTGCCAAATGCATTTGTGTTTACAGTAGAGAGCAACGGAGAGCTTCCCGTTGAGGAAATGGTAAGCATAGCGCTCAAGATTTTGATGAGAAAGAGCGATAAATTTATAAACGAGCTTCATAAATTAGCCGAATAG
- a CDS encoding 50S ribosomal protein L18e gives MKRTGPTDINLRRLIRYLRKKSNEEGVKIWKDIAWRLERPRRQRAEVNVSKINRYTKDGDMVVVPGSVLGAGNLDHKVIVAAWKFSEKAREKIIKAGGEAITIEELIERNPKGSGVIIME, from the coding sequence ATGAAGAGAACAGGTCCAACTGATATCAATTTGAGAAGGCTTATAAGGTATTTAAGGAAGAAGTCAAACGAGGAAGGAGTAAAGATATGGAAGGACATAGCTTGGCGTCTTGAAAGACCAAGAAGGCAGAGAGCTGAGGTAAACGTCAGCAAAATCAACAGATACACAAAGGATGGCGACATGGTTGTTGTTCCAGGAAGTGTCTTGGGTGCAGGAAATCTCGATCACAAGGTTATCGTTGCTGCATGGAAGTTCAGCGAGAAAGCTAGAGAAAAGATTATCAAAGCTGGTGGAGAGGCAATAACAATTGAGGAGTTAATCGAGAGAAATCCAAAAGGTAGTGGAGTAATCATAATGGAGTGA
- the rplM gene encoding 50S ribosomal protein L13, translating into MRIINAEGLILGRLASKVAKMLLEGEEVIIVNAEKAIITGNRENIFAKYKQRTELRTRTNPRRGPFYPKRSDEIVRRTIRGMLPWKTDRGRKAFKRLKVYAGVPKEFEGKEFETIMEAHMSRLKTPKYVTVGDVAKYLGGKF; encoded by the coding sequence ATGAGGATTATTAACGCTGAAGGTCTCATATTGGGAAGACTTGCATCAAAAGTCGCTAAGATGCTCCTCGAAGGGGAAGAAGTTATCATTGTCAATGCTGAAAAAGCTATAATCACCGGAAACAGAGAGAACATCTTTGCAAAGTACAAGCAGAGAACTGAGCTTAGAACAAGAACAAACCCAAGAAGGGGTCCATTTTATCCAAAAAGAAGTGACGAGATTGTTAGAAGAACAATCAGAGGAATGCTTCCATGGAAGACTGACAGAGGAAGGAAGGCTTTCAAGAGACTCAAAGTTTACGCCGGTGTTCCAAAGGAGTTTGAAGGAAAAGAGTTTGAGACAATAATGGAAGCACACATGTCAAGGCTTAAGACACCCAAGTATGTGACAGTTGGAGATGTTGCAAAGTATTTGGGTGGAAAGTTCTGA
- a CDS encoding 30S ribosomal protein S9, whose product MRVIQTAGKRKTAIARATIREGKGRVRINNKPVEIIEPEIARFTILEPLILAGEEIVSKVDIDVKVQGGGFMGQAEAARVAIARALVEWTGDMNLKEKFMKYDRTMLVGDSRRTEPHKPNRSTKGPRAKRQKSYR is encoded by the coding sequence ATGAGAGTTATTCAAACTGCTGGAAAGAGAAAGACTGCAATTGCGAGAGCAACAATTAGAGAAGGTAAGGGTAGAGTTAGGATTAACAACAAGCCAGTTGAGATTATCGAGCCTGAGATCGCAAGATTCACAATCCTCGAGCCACTCATCTTAGCAGGTGAGGAGATCGTCAGCAAAGTTGACATTGATGTCAAAGTGCAAGGCGGAGGATTCATGGGACAGGCTGAGGCTGCAAGAGTCGCAATTGCAAGAGCTCTAGTTGAATGGACTGGAGACATGAATCTCAAGGAAAAGTTCATGAAGTACGATAGAACAATGCTTGTCGGCGACAGCAGAAGGACAGAGCCGCACAAGCCAAACAGGTCAACTAAGGGTCCAAGAGCAAAGAGACAAAAGAGTTACCGTTGA
- a CDS encoding DNA-directed RNA polymerase subunit N codes for MIVPVRCFTCGKVIGDKYYIFKERVEKGEDPEKVLDDLGLERYCCRRMLLTHVELIDDIMQYRVY; via the coding sequence TTGATAGTTCCCGTGAGATGCTTTACATGTGGAAAGGTCATAGGGGATAAATATTACATCTTTAAAGAGCGCGTTGAGAAGGGTGAAGACCCTGAGAAGGTGCTCGATGACCTTGGATTGGAGAGATACTGCTGCAGAAGAATGCTCCTCACTCACGTTGAGTTGATTGATGACATCATGCAGTATAGAGTGTATTGA
- a CDS encoding DNA-directed RNA polymerase subunit K, giving the protein MFKYTRFEKARIIGARALQIAMGAPVLIDIPEGITPLDAAILEFEKGIIPITVIRPS; this is encoded by the coding sequence ATGTTCAAGTACACGAGATTTGAAAAGGCGAGAATTATTGGAGCAAGGGCATTGCAAATAGCAATGGGTGCTCCCGTCTTGATTGACATTCCAGAGGGCATAACCCCGTTGGATGCCGCGATATTGGAGTTTGAAAAGGGTATAATACCAATAACCGTTATAAGACCGAGCTGA
- the rpsB gene encoding 30S ribosomal protein S2 codes for MEEYLVPLDQYLAAGVHIGTQQKTKDMKKFIYRVRQDGLYVLDVRKTDERLRIAGKFLAKFEPDKILAVSVRLYGQKPVKKFGEVTGARAMPGRFLPGTMTNPAVKNFFEPDVLIVTDPRADHQALKEAVEVGIPIVALVDTENLLSYVDLAIPTNNKGRKALALIYWILAREILYNRKEIESREDFKVPVEDFEMRIIRT; via the coding sequence ATGGAAGAGTATTTAGTTCCACTCGACCAATATTTAGCAGCTGGAGTTCACATCGGAACACAGCAGAAAACTAAGGATATGAAGAAGTTCATCTATAGGGTTAGGCAAGATGGTCTCTACGTTTTGGATGTTAGAAAAACAGATGAGAGGCTCCGCATAGCTGGTAAGTTCCTTGCAAAGTTTGAGCCAGACAAAATCTTAGCGGTTAGCGTTAGGCTCTACGGTCAAAAGCCGGTTAAAAAGTTCGGCGAAGTTACTGGTGCAAGAGCAATGCCTGGAAGATTTCTCCCAGGAACAATGACAAACCCAGCAGTCAAGAACTTCTTTGAGCCAGATGTTCTTATTGTCACAGACCCAAGAGCTGACCACCAAGCACTCAAGGAGGCTGTTGAAGTTGGAATCCCAATTGTGGCTTTAGTCGACACTGAGAACTTGCTCAGCTACGTTGACTTAGCAATCCCAACAAACAACAAGGGTAGAAAGGCGCTAGCTTTGATTTACTGGATACTTGCAAGGGAAATCCTCTACAACCGCAAAGAAATTGAGAGCAGAGAGGACTTCAAGGTTCCAGTTGAGGACTTTGAGATGAGGATTATTAGGACTTGA
- a CDS encoding MEMO1 family protein codes for MIRYPAVAGSFYPADEELVMMLERFFSDLGEPGSERKITAGVAPHAGYVFSGYTASRTYKAIYEDGLPETFVIIGPNHTGFGSPVAVYPEGKWSTPLGEVEVDSELARAIVKNSGIADLDELAHKYEHSIEVQLPFIQYIADKAGKEIKIVPIDLGLQDEEVAEDLGKAIFEASHELGRDVVVIASTDMMHYGYMYGYVPFRARGEDLLGRIKEWDFRVIQKILEFDYKGMFDEIRKMNHTMCGPGGVATAIVFSRLAGAVEAELLHYTTSFEVSRSMDAIVGYASIVIRKS; via the coding sequence ATGATAAGGTACCCAGCAGTGGCTGGCAGTTTTTATCCCGCTGATGAAGAGCTTGTGATGATGCTTGAGCGCTTTTTCAGTGACTTAGGAGAGCCTGGCAGTGAGAGGAAGATAACAGCTGGGGTTGCTCCTCATGCCGGTTATGTCTTTTCAGGCTACACAGCATCAAGAACATACAAAGCGATTTATGAAGATGGCCTCCCGGAGACATTCGTCATAATAGGGCCTAACCACACGGGCTTTGGCTCACCTGTTGCCGTTTATCCAGAGGGGAAATGGAGCACTCCGTTAGGAGAAGTTGAAGTTGATAGCGAATTAGCCAGAGCAATTGTTAAGAATTCCGGTATAGCTGACTTGGATGAGCTGGCTCACAAGTATGAGCACTCCATAGAGGTTCAACTACCGTTTATACAATACATAGCTGATAAAGCTGGCAAGGAAATCAAAATAGTGCCGATAGATCTTGGGCTTCAAGATGAGGAGGTTGCTGAGGACTTAGGAAAAGCAATTTTTGAAGCTTCCCATGAGCTTGGCAGAGATGTTGTTGTGATTGCTAGCACAGATATGATGCACTATGGCTATATGTACGGCTACGTTCCTTTCAGGGCGAGAGGAGAAGACTTGCTTGGCAGGATTAAGGAGTGGGACTTCAGGGTCATTCAGAAAATCCTAGAGTTTGACTACAAGGGCATGTTCGATGAGATAAGGAAAATGAATCATACGATGTGTGGTCCAGGTGGAGTTGCCACTGCAATAGTGTTTTCAAGATTAGCTGGAGCTGTTGAAGCAGAGCTTTTGCACTACACCACAAGCTTTGAAGTCAGCAGAAGTATGGATGCAATAGTTGGCTATGCATCGATTGTGATTAGAAAATCCTGA
- a CDS encoding mevalonate kinase, whose protein sequence is MRVLASAPAKIILFGEHSVVYGKPAIAAAIDLRTYVWAEFNKNGRIRIEAKDIRVPGLTVSFSDKEIYFETDYGKAAEVLSYVREAINLVMDEAGQKKGVTVSITSQIPVGAGLGSSAAVAVATIGAVSRLLGLELTKEEVAKLGHRTELLVQGASSGIDPTVSAIGGFLYYEKGNFEELPAIELPIVVGYTGSSGSTKELVAKVRKSFEEMPEIITPILNSMGKVVEKAREVILADYDKELKFQLLGRLMNINHGLLDALGVSTKSLSDLVYASREAGALGAKITGAGGGGCMYALAPGKQSEVATAIKIAGGMPMITKISREGLRIEEVEE, encoded by the coding sequence ATGAGAGTTCTCGCGTCAGCTCCAGCTAAAATTATTCTCTTCGGTGAACACAGCGTCGTTTATGGGAAGCCTGCCATAGCAGCGGCTATTGATTTGAGGACATACGTTTGGGCTGAGTTCAACAAGAACGGGAGGATTAGGATTGAAGCTAAAGACATTAGAGTGCCAGGCTTAACTGTTTCGTTTTCTGACAAGGAAATCTATTTCGAAACTGATTACGGAAAAGCTGCAGAGGTTTTAAGCTATGTAAGGGAGGCAATAAACCTTGTAATGGATGAAGCTGGGCAAAAGAAGGGAGTTACCGTTTCAATTACATCTCAAATCCCAGTTGGCGCTGGGTTGGGCTCCTCAGCAGCGGTCGCTGTTGCAACTATAGGTGCAGTTTCGAGACTTTTAGGCTTGGAGCTTACCAAAGAAGAAGTGGCAAAGCTTGGGCATAGGACAGAGCTTTTAGTCCAAGGAGCTTCAAGCGGAATTGATCCGACAGTTTCAGCAATTGGCGGCTTTCTTTACTACGAGAAGGGCAATTTTGAGGAGCTGCCAGCAATAGAACTGCCAATTGTTGTCGGATACACGGGTTCAAGTGGCAGCACGAAGGAATTAGTTGCAAAAGTGAGGAAGAGCTTTGAAGAGATGCCGGAGATTATAACCCCAATTCTAAACTCAATGGGCAAAGTCGTTGAGAAAGCTAGGGAAGTGATTCTGGCAGACTATGACAAGGAACTTAAATTCCAGCTCCTTGGAAGGCTCATGAACATAAACCATGGCTTGCTTGACGCCCTCGGAGTCTCAACAAAGAGCTTGAGCGATTTGGTGTATGCTTCAAGGGAGGCTGGTGCTTTGGGCGCTAAAATCACAGGTGCTGGTGGGGGAGGATGTATGTATGCCTTAGCTCCAGGAAAGCAGAGTGAAGTGGCAACAGCAATAAAGATTGCCGGTGGAATGCCTATGATAACAAAGATTAGCAGGGAAGGTCTTAGAATAGAGGAGGTTGAGGAATGA
- a CDS encoding isopentenyl phosphate kinase: MILIKLGGSVISDKEKEYSFHKHIVEQIAEEIAQFYPDESFILVHGGGSFGHPNAKEYKITEGLRGDVDRKRIGFSKTHQAMLKLNNLIIQTFLEKGLPAYSVSSSSIFLIENKEIVYAELEILRKLLELGFIPVLFGDTAIALDKGIDILSGDQIVSYLTKMLKPSKVIFLMDVDGIYDKNPKERDAKLIEELNAEEIRHLLESSESAGIDVTGGIGNKLREALKIAKHSEVYFINGKVRGNLSKAIKGQRVGTKLRKLEHPKIS; the protein is encoded by the coding sequence ATGATACTCATCAAGCTTGGTGGAAGTGTAATAAGCGACAAGGAGAAAGAATACTCATTCCACAAGCACATAGTGGAGCAGATAGCTGAAGAAATTGCTCAATTTTACCCAGATGAGAGCTTCATCCTAGTTCACGGCGGTGGAAGCTTTGGGCATCCAAATGCAAAGGAATACAAAATCACTGAAGGTCTCAGAGGGGATGTTGATAGAAAGAGAATTGGCTTCTCAAAGACTCATCAAGCAATGCTCAAGCTCAATAATTTGATAATTCAAACTTTCTTAGAGAAGGGTTTGCCTGCTTATTCTGTTTCTTCATCATCAATCTTTCTAATTGAAAATAAAGAGATAGTTTATGCTGAGCTTGAGATTTTGAGAAAGCTCCTTGAGCTTGGATTTATCCCTGTTTTGTTTGGAGACACAGCGATAGCCCTTGACAAAGGCATAGACATCCTTTCGGGAGACCAGATAGTAAGCTATCTCACAAAGATGCTCAAGCCGAGCAAAGTGATCTTTTTGATGGACGTTGATGGGATTTATGACAAGAATCCAAAGGAAAGAGATGCAAAGCTAATTGAAGAGCTCAATGCTGAAGAAATTAGACATTTGCTGGAAAGTTCAGAGTCAGCTGGAATTGATGTAACTGGAGGAATTGGAAACAAGCTGAGGGAGGCTTTAAAAATAGCAAAGCACAGTGAAGTTTATTTCATAAACGGGAAAGTTAGGGGGAATCTCAGTAAGGCTATCAAAGGTCAAAGAGTCGGCACAAAGCTTAGAAAACTTGAGCATCCAAAAATCTCTTAA
- the fni gene encoding type 2 isopentenyl-diphosphate Delta-isomerase, with translation MDKEELTIIRKFEHIEHCLKRQVEAHVTNQFENIHFVHTSLPEIDKDEIDLSVEFLGRKFDYPIMIAGMTGGTRGSQLAGKINKTLAKAAQELNIPMGVGSQRAMIRKPETWESYYVRDVAPDIFLIGNLGAPQFAETMPNRYGIEEALKAVETIQADALAIHMNPLQESVQPEGDTQYRGVLKALAELKSELPYPIIAKETGAGVSMEVAIKLESIGIDAIDVGGLGGTSWSGVEYYRAKDERSRNLALKFWDWGIPTAISVVEVRYATDLPIIATGGIRDGIMIAKALALGANLAGVALPLLKPAVRGDVEGVIKILQRYIDELRNAMFLVGARNVEELRKVPLVITGFAREWLEQRIDLAEFLRVRRRKA, from the coding sequence ATGGATAAGGAGGAGCTCACGATAATCAGGAAGTTTGAGCATATCGAGCACTGTTTAAAGCGGCAAGTTGAGGCTCATGTAACTAATCAATTTGAGAACATTCACTTTGTCCACACTTCTCTCCCAGAAATAGATAAAGATGAGATTGATTTGAGCGTTGAGTTTCTTGGAAGGAAATTTGACTACCCGATAATGATTGCTGGAATGACAGGCGGAACAAGAGGCTCTCAGCTTGCTGGAAAGATAAACAAAACCCTAGCTAAAGCTGCTCAAGAGCTGAACATCCCTATGGGAGTTGGAAGTCAGAGGGCAATGATTAGAAAGCCAGAAACTTGGGAAAGCTACTACGTTAGGGATGTTGCACCGGATATTTTTCTCATCGGGAACTTAGGCGCACCTCAATTTGCTGAGACTATGCCAAATCGCTATGGTATTGAAGAAGCACTAAAAGCTGTCGAGACAATTCAAGCCGATGCTTTAGCTATCCACATGAATCCTCTCCAAGAGAGCGTTCAGCCTGAAGGAGATACGCAATACAGGGGAGTTCTTAAAGCGTTAGCTGAACTTAAGAGCGAGCTCCCATACCCAATAATAGCTAAAGAAACAGGTGCTGGGGTTTCAATGGAAGTTGCAATAAAGCTTGAGAGCATTGGAATTGATGCCATTGACGTTGGCGGTCTTGGAGGCACGAGCTGGAGCGGCGTTGAGTACTACAGGGCAAAAGACGAAAGGAGCAGAAATCTGGCCTTAAAGTTCTGGGACTGGGGAATTCCCACAGCAATTAGTGTTGTGGAAGTTAGATATGCAACTGACTTGCCGATAATAGCAACTGGCGGAATTAGAGACGGTATAATGATTGCAAAAGCTTTAGCTCTTGGAGCGAACTTAGCTGGAGTTGCTTTGCCTCTGCTGAAACCAGCAGTTAGGGGAGATGTTGAGGGAGTAATTAAGATTCTCCAGAGATATATTGATGAGCTCAGAAATGCTATGTTTCTTGTTGGAGCGAGAAATGTGGAAGAGCTTAGGAAAGTCCCACTGGTGATTACGGGCTTTGCAAGGGAGTGGTTGGAGCAGAGAATTGATCTAGCTGAGTTTCTCAGAGTAAGGAGGAGAAAAGCTTAG